The following coding sequences lie in one Hippopotamus amphibius kiboko isolate mHipAmp2 chromosome 7, mHipAmp2.hap2, whole genome shotgun sequence genomic window:
- the POMC gene encoding pro-opiomelanocortin has protein sequence MPRLCSSRSGALLLGLLLQASMEVRGWCLESSQCQDLTTESNLLACIRACKPDLSAETPVFPGNGDEQPLTENPRKYVMGHFRWDRFGRRNGSSGVGGAAQKREEEVAAGEGPGLRGDGVETGPREDKRSYSMEHFRWGKPVGKKRRPVKVYPNGAVDESAEAFPLEFKRELAGERPDPARGPEAPAEGAAARAELEYGLLAEAEVAEKKDEAPYKMEHFRWGSPPKDKRYGGFMTSEKSQTPLVTLFKNAIIKNAHKKGQ, from the exons ATGCCGAGATTGTGCAGCAGTCGTTCAGGTGCCCTGCTGCTGGGCTTGCTGCTTCAGGCCTCTATGGAAGTGCGTGGTTGGTGCCTGGAGAGCAGCCAGTGTCAGGACCTCACCACGGAAAGTAACCTGCTG GCGTGCATCCGGGCCTGCAAGCCCGACCTGTCGGCCGAGACGCCCGTGTTCCCCGGCAACGGCGACGAGCAGCCGCTGACCGAGAACCCCCGGAAGTACGTCATGGGCCACTTCCGCTGGGACCGCTTCGGCCGCCGGAACGGCAGCAGCGGCGTCGGCGGCGCGGCCCAGAAGCGCGAGGAGGAGGTGGCGGCGGGCGAAGGCCCGGGGCTCCGCGGCGATGGCGTCGAGACGGGCCCGCGCGAGGACAAGCGCTCCTACTCCATGGAGCACTTCCGCTGGGGCAAGCCGGTGGGCAAGAAGCGGCGCCCGGTGAAGGTGTACCCCAACGGCGCCGTGGACGAGTCGGCCGAGGCCTTCCCCCTCGAGTTCAAGAGGGAGCTGGCCGGGGAGCGGCCCGACCCGGCGCGCGGCCCCGAAGCCCCGGCCGAGGGCGCGGCCGCCCGGGCCGAGCTGGAGTATGGCCTGCTGGCGGAGGCCGAGGTGGCCGAGAAGAAGGACGAGGCGCCGTATAAGATGGAGCACTTCCGCTGGGGCAGCCCGCCCAAGGACAAGCGCTACGGCGGCTTCATGACCTCCGAGAAGAGCCAGACGCCCCTGGTCACGCTGTTCAAAAACGCCATCATCAAGAACGCCCACAAGAAGGGCCAGTGA